From Amphritea atlantica, a single genomic window includes:
- a CDS encoding methyl-accepting chemotaxis protein, translated as MGMYKTVEKTFFYTLTKKIIGNVAFLQLPSFFLLGVCYWVYDSLLTLQQQSGADLVISGELLSITHSLSNAVMLMTIFILIVTVFSTYFMRHLFLSPIRDMNTVLSAVKDKEGDISATLPVKTFDEIAGMAENYNGFSGSLKQIIADSRERSVRVSLSVSQLQKVLLETKETAESQVDQAQKVFQASQEATQAIEGIAQHTQNIANRNELNLTEIRTAGQDMERVKGQIHAIEDQLTDFQNVVLQLSDNSSNIIEVLKLVQAFSDQTNLLALNASIEAARAGEAGRGFAVVADEVRSLSQKVNAATQEIDKNIHQMVTLVDDTRSGASKIKNYVTETDNFISQTSDKFVVMIDDFETVHGQMSEISAAIEEMSYTNNSTHEHVSKITELSDYIQSEMTVSAEHSINLETATEEMQELLSRFSIGYGGFEEIVTTATRWAGEIQRELEKLAGAGLNVFDTQYKRTNPDQKPEKYDTGYTDKFERAMQPLFDRFIADKPAFLIASAFDVNGYCPAHNAKVSKPLTGVFDKDNQLSRHRRIYNGSRAEIRRANQTSPFLLLTFIRDTGEILNSISVPLYVNGRHWGNFCTAFPPELLLNASL; from the coding sequence GTGGGTATGTATAAAACGGTTGAGAAGACTTTCTTCTATACATTGACTAAGAAAATTATCGGCAACGTGGCTTTTTTGCAGTTACCCAGCTTTTTTCTGCTTGGGGTCTGTTACTGGGTATATGACTCTCTGCTTACTCTGCAGCAGCAATCAGGGGCAGATCTTGTGATTAGTGGTGAGTTATTGTCGATCACCCACTCGCTTTCTAATGCTGTCATGTTGATGACGATATTTATATTGATTGTCACTGTTTTTAGTACCTACTTTATGCGGCACCTGTTTCTTTCCCCTATTAGGGATATGAATACCGTACTGAGCGCAGTGAAAGATAAAGAGGGTGATATATCGGCAACATTGCCGGTGAAAACATTCGATGAGATTGCCGGAATGGCCGAAAACTACAATGGTTTTTCCGGGAGTCTGAAGCAGATTATTGCGGACTCACGTGAGCGTAGTGTCAGGGTTTCTTTAAGTGTCAGTCAGCTTCAGAAGGTCCTGCTTGAAACAAAAGAAACCGCAGAATCACAGGTTGATCAGGCACAAAAAGTATTTCAGGCAAGTCAGGAAGCCACTCAGGCGATTGAGGGGATCGCTCAGCATACCCAGAATATAGCTAATCGTAATGAGCTTAACCTGACTGAGATCCGGACTGCTGGTCAGGATATGGAGCGTGTTAAAGGTCAGATTCATGCGATTGAAGATCAATTGACAGATTTTCAGAATGTTGTGCTGCAGTTATCGGATAATTCCAGCAACATTATTGAAGTGCTGAAACTGGTGCAGGCGTTTTCTGATCAGACTAACCTGCTGGCGCTGAATGCGTCTATTGAAGCGGCCCGGGCGGGCGAGGCTGGTCGCGGCTTTGCCGTGGTGGCAGATGAAGTTCGCAGCCTGTCTCAGAAGGTGAATGCTGCCACGCAGGAGATCGACAAAAATATTCACCAGATGGTCACTCTCGTGGATGATACCCGCTCTGGTGCGTCGAAAATTAAAAACTATGTTACTGAAACCGATAATTTTATCTCTCAAACCAGCGATAAATTTGTGGTTATGATCGATGATTTTGAAACGGTGCATGGTCAGATGAGTGAGATCAGTGCGGCTATTGAGGAGATGTCTTATACCAATAACAGTACCCACGAGCATGTTTCTAAAATAACTGAACTGTCGGACTATATTCAGTCAGAGATGACGGTATCTGCTGAACACTCAATCAATCTGGAAACTGCAACAGAGGAGATGCAGGAGCTGCTGTCCCGGTTCAGTATTGGTTATGGTGGATTTGAAGAGATCGTGACTACCGCAACGAGGTGGGCTGGCGAGATCCAGAGAGAGTTAGAAAAGCTGGCTGGCGCTGGATTAAATGTTTTTGATACACAGTATAAGAGAACAAATCCCGATCAGAAACCGGAGAAATACGACACTGGCTATACTGATAAATTTGAACGGGCCATGCAGCCGCTGTTTGATCGCTTTATAGCGGATAAGCCTGCATTTCTGATTGCTTCGGCCTTTGATGTGAATGGCTATTGCCCGGCGCATAACGCCAAGGTATCCAAACCCCTGACCGGTGTTTTTGATAAAGATAACCAGCTTAGCCGGCATCGCCGTATTTACAATGGTAGCCGGGCTGAGATACGCCGGGCCAATCAGACCTCACCGTTTCTGCTGTTAACCTTTATCCGGGATACCGGTGAAATCCTGAATTCTATCTCGGTGCCGCTTTACGTCAATGGCCGTCATTGGGGTAACTTCTGTACTGCTTTTCCGCCTGAGTTGTTGTTAAACGCTTCTCTCTGA
- a CDS encoding OsmC domain/YcaO domain-containing protein, translating to MEIKVNFLDNLRLEAKFDDFTVTADQPIRYKGDGSAPSPFDYFLASSALCAAYFVKVYCNARDIPTDDIRLSQSNIVDPENRYNQIFQIRVELPESISEKDRTGILRSIERCTVKKVVQEGPEFKIETVENLDADASIMAMGIPDDGVNTMIEGKDLPLERTIVNMTGILEALGMKIEITSWRNIVPNVWSLNIRDSASELCFTNGKGATKESALCSALGEFIERLSCNFFYNDQYFGEEHANAEFVHYPNEKWFPLTSTDSIPDGLLDDYCLDIYNPDGELNGSNLIDTNSGNHERGICALPFIRQSDGATVYFPSNLLENLFLSNGMSAGNNIYEAQVQCLSEIFERAVKRQIIEQELVLPEVPKAVLDKYPSIQAGIQGLEEQGFPVLVKDASLGGQFPVMCVTLMNPRTGGVFASFGAHPSFEVALERSLTELLQGRSFEGLNDVPKPTFNSHAVTEPNNFVEHFIDSTGVISWRFFSNKADYSFVEWDFSGSNEEESAALMAILEALDKEVYVTTFEGLVPGLEASACRIVVPGYSEIYPVEDLVWDNTNKAIWFREDILNIHSLTDEQLAELVERLEESEEDNYTEIRTLIGIEFDENTVWGQLTVLELKILIYLALQQHENALELVQDFLQYNDNTVERGLFYQAMSAVLEILLDDELQLDDFMVNLQRMFGDEVMTDVVGCVRAEVRFHGLTKTSMKLEGLDKHLRLIESYKKLHQARKSSL from the coding sequence ATGGAAATCAAAGTAAATTTTTTAGATAACCTCAGACTCGAAGCTAAGTTTGATGATTTCACCGTCACCGCCGATCAGCCGATCCGGTATAAGGGGGATGGTTCTGCCCCGAGCCCGTTTGATTATTTTCTGGCGTCCTCAGCGCTCTGTGCTGCTTACTTTGTCAAAGTTTACTGTAACGCCCGGGATATACCGACAGATGATATCCGTCTGTCTCAGAGCAATATCGTTGATCCTGAAAATCGTTATAACCAGATCTTCCAGATCCGGGTTGAGCTGCCTGAATCGATCTCTGAAAAAGACCGTACCGGTATTCTGCGCTCTATTGAGCGTTGTACCGTCAAGAAAGTGGTGCAGGAAGGGCCTGAATTTAAGATCGAAACGGTTGAAAATCTGGACGCAGATGCCTCTATCATGGCGATGGGGATCCCTGATGATGGTGTGAACACCATGATTGAAGGGAAAGATCTGCCACTGGAGAGAACCATCGTCAATATGACCGGCATTCTTGAAGCGCTGGGAATGAAGATTGAGATTACCTCCTGGCGAAATATCGTGCCGAATGTGTGGTCTCTGAATATCCGCGACTCGGCTTCGGAACTCTGTTTTACCAACGGTAAAGGGGCAACCAAAGAGAGTGCTCTCTGCTCTGCCCTGGGTGAGTTTATCGAGCGCCTGAGCTGCAACTTCTTCTACAACGATCAGTATTTTGGTGAAGAACACGCCAACGCTGAGTTTGTTCACTATCCGAATGAAAAGTGGTTCCCGCTGACCTCAACTGATTCTATCCCTGATGGCTTGCTGGATGATTACTGTCTGGATATCTATAACCCTGATGGCGAACTGAACGGTTCCAATCTGATTGATACTAACTCAGGCAACCATGAGCGGGGCATCTGCGCCTTGCCATTTATACGGCAATCCGATGGTGCGACCGTCTATTTCCCCTCAAACCTGCTGGAGAATCTGTTCCTCAGTAACGGCATGAGTGCCGGTAACAATATCTATGAAGCGCAGGTGCAATGCCTGTCTGAGATCTTTGAACGGGCGGTCAAACGACAGATTATTGAACAGGAACTCGTGCTTCCCGAAGTCCCGAAAGCGGTGCTGGACAAATATCCATCAATTCAGGCTGGAATCCAAGGCCTTGAGGAACAGGGTTTTCCGGTGCTGGTTAAAGATGCTTCGCTGGGCGGTCAGTTTCCAGTGATGTGTGTCACACTGATGAATCCCCGAACCGGTGGTGTGTTTGCGTCGTTTGGTGCTCACCCCAGCTTTGAAGTTGCACTGGAGCGTAGTCTGACAGAACTGCTGCAGGGACGATCGTTTGAGGGCTTGAACGATGTGCCAAAACCGACGTTTAACAGCCATGCGGTGACTGAGCCAAACAACTTCGTTGAGCACTTTATCGACTCGACCGGTGTGATCTCCTGGCGTTTCTTCAGTAACAAAGCGGACTATTCTTTTGTTGAGTGGGATTTTTCCGGCAGCAACGAGGAGGAGAGTGCCGCTCTGATGGCGATCCTTGAAGCGTTAGATAAAGAGGTGTATGTCACCACCTTTGAGGGTTTGGTTCCTGGCCTGGAAGCTTCGGCCTGCAGAATTGTTGTGCCTGGCTATTCAGAGATCTATCCGGTTGAAGATCTGGTATGGGATAACACTAATAAGGCGATCTGGTTCCGTGAGGATATTCTCAATATCCACTCACTGACTGATGAGCAGCTGGCTGAGCTGGTGGAGCGTCTGGAGGAGAGTGAAGAGGACAACTATACCGAGATTCGCACCCTGATCGGAATTGAGTTCGACGAGAATACGGTGTGGGGCCAGCTTACAGTGCTGGAACTGAAAATTCTGATCTATCTTGCCCTGCAGCAGCATGAGAACGCGCTGGAGCTGGTGCAGGACTTCCTGCAGTATAACGACAATACCGTCGAGCGGGGGCTGTTCTATCAGGCGATGAGCGCCGTACTGGAGATTCTGCTGGACGACGAATTGCAGCTGGATGATTTTATGGTTAATCTGCAGCGGATGTTCGGTGATGAGGTTATGACCGATGTGGTGGGTTGTGTCCGCGCTGAGGTGCGGTTCCACGGACTGACAAAGACCAGTATGAAACTCGAAGGTCTGGACAAGCATCTGCGACTGATTGAAAGCTATAAAAAGCTACATCAAGCCAGAAAAAGTAGTCTCTGA
- a CDS encoding AAA family ATPase, giving the protein MTIIVCPNCSRKHHADTSKVAAKKRFVVRCKACEHKFLINLDNNDGVQPTPAAAAPAPTSPQPAAGMSEPQATGERKTPRKICVSLSKGGVGKTTTAVSLSAGLAMAGYKVLLIDTDTQGQSSFMLGKKPPAGLTELLTGELTPKETIFEARPNLWLLSGGRSLAGVKRIIDKKSFGSEWTLSEALDSIDKDYDYVIIDTSPGWDQLTVNVLFYATEVLTPVSLEVMSLHGLAEFTKNLHAIKKYKDIDLNYILPTFLDTRVEQPKNIYRKLQSLYGDKVCTPIRYDEQLSRSPSHGETIFEFLPDGDGAADYAALVRTISRNKMILLGDTKNHDETVVPSL; this is encoded by the coding sequence ATGACTATTATTGTTTGCCCAAACTGTTCTCGTAAACATCATGCTGATACCAGCAAGGTCGCTGCAAAGAAACGCTTCGTTGTGCGGTGTAAGGCGTGTGAGCATAAATTTCTGATCAATCTGGATAACAACGATGGTGTTCAGCCGACGCCTGCTGCTGCCGCCCCTGCGCCAACATCCCCTCAGCCTGCGGCGGGCATGTCAGAGCCTCAGGCGACCGGTGAACGTAAGACCCCGAGAAAAATCTGCGTTTCATTAAGCAAAGGTGGTGTGGGTAAAACCACCACAGCGGTCAGTCTGAGTGCGGGCCTGGCAATGGCCGGATATAAGGTATTGTTAATTGATACTGATACTCAGGGGCAATCCTCCTTTATGCTCGGCAAGAAGCCACCTGCGGGGCTGACAGAGTTGCTAACCGGAGAGCTGACACCGAAAGAAACCATTTTTGAGGCCAGACCTAACTTATGGCTCCTCAGCGGAGGCAGATCATTAGCCGGTGTCAAACGCATTATTGATAAAAAAAGTTTTGGTTCTGAATGGACCCTGTCTGAGGCACTGGACAGTATCGATAAAGACTATGACTACGTCATCATTGATACCTCTCCCGGCTGGGATCAGTTGACCGTTAACGTTCTTTTTTATGCCACAGAGGTACTCACGCCTGTCTCCCTTGAAGTGATGTCGCTTCACGGTCTGGCTGAATTTACCAAGAACCTCCATGCGATAAAGAAATATAAGGATATCGATCTCAATTATATCCTGCCGACCTTTCTCGATACCCGGGTGGAACAACCGAAAAATATCTACCGCAAGCTCCAGAGCCTCTACGGAGACAAGGTATGTACACCGATACGGTATGACGAACAGCTAAGCCGTTCACCCTCCCACGGAGAGACGATCTTTGAGTTTCTTCCGGATGGTGATGGGGCTGCGGATTATGCCGCGCTGGTAAGAACGATCAGCCGAAATAAAATGATTCTTCTGGGTGATACAAAAAATCACGATGAAACGGTCGTTCCTTCGCTATAA
- a CDS encoding PilZ domain-containing protein, producing the protein MKLINDDTLEFEEISSDSESILVSRKSYRLPIKDRDANFLEANGKTYPLLDISTEGVCIGIESASPLSSEDIQPSCKLTLGDENFDGLEGEVVHASLDGDGNWICGIQWLKVDDNTLKSLEKKLATLRKEIFNNA; encoded by the coding sequence ATGAAACTCATAAATGATGACACTCTTGAATTTGAAGAAATTTCGAGTGACTCAGAATCAATACTTGTCTCCCGTAAATCATATCGCCTGCCTATTAAGGACAGGGATGCCAATTTTCTGGAAGCCAACGGCAAGACATACCCGCTGCTGGATATCAGCACCGAAGGAGTATGTATCGGTATCGAATCGGCCTCACCGTTATCATCTGAAGATATTCAGCCAAGCTGCAAGCTCACGCTGGGCGATGAGAATTTTGACGGTTTAGAAGGCGAAGTTGTTCATGCATCCCTTGATGGCGATGGCAACTGGATCTGCGGAATTCAGTGGTTGAAGGTCGACGACAATACCTTAAAGTCTTTAGAGAAAAAGTTAGCCACCCTCCGGAAAGAGATTTTTAATAATGCCTGA
- a CDS encoding NAD(P)/FAD-dependent oxidoreductase, whose protein sequence is MKTIVIVGGGAGGLELATQLGHKLGKKKRANIILVDRNRSHIWKPLLHEVATGSLDMNSDGVVYRAHSAAHHYQFQLGTMIGLDRVAKTIRLQSLKDDEGKEVLPEREITFDTLVMAVGSVSNDFGTPGVAEHSFFLDSHQQAERFHRALLNQFLRINQKSSDAKLRLAIVGGGATGVELAAELYHVADMLKIYGMPDMSGKRLCIDLIEAGPRILPALPVRIATTAKKELMALGITIHENVRVTSATDEGFVTHEDTLIGADLRVWAAGVKAPDFIRQIGLFDTNRNGQIVVKPTLQSTVDDSVFVIGDCCACEQPDGSWVPPRAQSAHQMASQVYKNIIAMEQGKPLQDYIYKDHGSLVNLSRYSTVGSLMGNLTSGSMFIEGKLARLVYISLYRMHQIAIHGWLRAAAVYWAQKISGTVKPKMKLH, encoded by the coding sequence ATGAAAACAATTGTAATCGTAGGGGGAGGGGCCGGCGGTCTTGAGTTAGCAACACAACTCGGACACAAGCTGGGCAAAAAGAAACGCGCCAATATCATTCTGGTTGATCGTAACCGCAGCCATATATGGAAACCGTTGTTGCATGAAGTCGCCACCGGCTCGCTGGATATGAACAGTGATGGTGTAGTCTATCGGGCGCATTCGGCTGCGCATCATTATCAGTTTCAGCTGGGCACCATGATCGGTTTGGACCGGGTGGCTAAAACGATCCGGTTGCAATCGTTGAAAGATGATGAGGGCAAGGAGGTGCTGCCAGAACGGGAGATCACTTTTGATACTCTGGTGATGGCGGTGGGCAGTGTCAGTAACGACTTTGGCACGCCGGGCGTTGCAGAGCACAGCTTTTTTCTCGACTCCCACCAGCAGGCCGAGCGCTTCCATCGGGCGCTGTTAAACCAGTTTTTACGGATTAACCAGAAGTCCTCAGATGCCAAGTTACGTCTGGCGATTGTCGGTGGCGGTGCTACCGGTGTCGAGTTGGCGGCAGAGCTCTATCATGTTGCCGACATGCTTAAAATTTACGGTATGCCTGATATGTCAGGTAAACGACTCTGCATTGACCTGATTGAGGCCGGACCGCGTATTTTACCCGCACTGCCGGTTCGGATCGCGACAACGGCTAAAAAAGAGCTGATGGCTCTGGGCATTACCATTCATGAGAATGTACGGGTAACCAGCGCGACGGATGAAGGCTTTGTGACCCATGAGGATACCCTGATTGGTGCGGATCTTCGGGTCTGGGCTGCCGGGGTTAAGGCCCCGGACTTTATCAGGCAAATCGGTTTGTTTGATACCAATCGCAATGGTCAGATCGTGGTTAAGCCCACCTTGCAGAGCACCGTCGATGATTCTGTGTTTGTCATCGGTGACTGTTGCGCCTGCGAGCAACCGGATGGCAGCTGGGTTCCGCCCCGGGCCCAATCAGCACATCAGATGGCCAGTCAGGTATATAAAAATATTATTGCCATGGAGCAGGGTAAGCCGTTGCAGGATTATATCTATAAAGACCATGGCTCACTGGTTAACCTGAGTCGATATAGCACTGTTGGCAGCCTGATGGGTAATCTCACCAGTGGCTCAATGTTTATCGAAGGAAAGCTTGCCCGGCTGGTGTATATTTCACTCTACCGGATGCACCAGATTGCGATTCATGGCTGGCTCAGAGCGGCTGCGGTGTACTGGGCGCAGAAGATAAGCGGTACCGTAAAGCCGAAAATGAAGCTGCATTAA
- a CDS encoding NADP-dependent isocitrate dehydrogenase — MTTTNQTIYWTLTDEAPSLATCSLLPIVRTFTKAAGIDVKISDISLAARVLSAFPENLTEEQKAEDGLSFLGELTQDPHANIIKLPNISASIPQLKACISELQAQGCDIPNYPEAPQTEEDKAIQARYSKILGSAVNPVLREGNSDRRAPGAVKAFVRKFPHSMGKWSKASRTHADYMRDGDFFSSEQSVTMDQAGDVRLEFVDNAGNVEVKKELSLEQGEILDSMRMSCRALREFFEETMQDAKESGVMWSLHVKATMMKVSHPIVFGHAVTVFYKEVFDKYGDLFEELGVNPNNGIGSVYDKISSLPRSKREEIEEAIHECLEHRPEMAMVDSVKGITNLHVPSDVIVDASMPAMIRNGGKMWGPDGKPKDTKAVMPESTYARIYQEMINFCKTNGAFDPTTMGTVPNVGLMAKKAEEYGSHDKTFEMMADGIMRVVAADGTVLMQHDVEKGDIWRACQTKDEPVRDWVKLAVTRARQSGMPAVFWLDHKRAHDRELIKKVNTYLQDHDTDGLDISIKTYNQAIRFSMDRMIRGNDTISVTGNVLRDYLTDLFPIMELGTSAKMLSVVPMLKGGGMYETGAGGSAPKHVQQVEEENHLRWDSLGEFLALAVSLEEMGIKENNKRATILAKTLDAATGKLLELNKSPSRKTGELDNRGSHFYLGMYWAQEVAAQTEDAELAAHFAPLAKTLSDNEAQIIAELSAVQGKPAELGGYYHANREDVKKVMRPSETLNAALAALS, encoded by the coding sequence ATGACTACAACGAATCAAACTATTTACTGGACCCTTACCGACGAAGCACCCTCACTGGCCACCTGTTCTTTACTTCCAATCGTAAGAACGTTCACCAAGGCTGCGGGCATCGACGTTAAGATCAGCGATATTTCTCTGGCAGCCCGTGTGCTCTCAGCATTCCCCGAAAACCTTACTGAAGAGCAGAAAGCAGAAGATGGTCTGTCTTTCCTGGGCGAACTGACTCAGGATCCACACGCTAACATCATTAAGCTTCCCAATATCTCTGCCTCTATTCCTCAGCTGAAAGCATGTATCTCCGAACTGCAGGCACAGGGTTGCGACATCCCGAATTACCCTGAAGCGCCGCAAACAGAAGAAGATAAAGCGATTCAGGCACGTTACTCAAAAATTCTCGGCTCTGCTGTAAACCCGGTACTGCGTGAAGGTAACTCTGACCGTCGTGCGCCTGGCGCAGTTAAAGCTTTCGTGCGTAAGTTCCCACATTCTATGGGTAAGTGGAGCAAAGCCTCACGTACCCACGCTGACTATATGCGCGATGGTGATTTCTTCTCCAGCGAACAGTCTGTCACGATGGATCAGGCTGGCGATGTTCGCCTTGAGTTCGTTGATAACGCTGGCAACGTTGAAGTTAAGAAAGAACTTAGCCTTGAGCAGGGCGAAATTCTCGACAGCATGCGTATGAGCTGCAGAGCCTTGCGTGAGTTCTTTGAAGAAACCATGCAGGACGCTAAAGAAAGCGGCGTAATGTGGTCTCTGCACGTGAAAGCAACCATGATGAAGGTGTCTCACCCTATCGTATTTGGTCACGCGGTCACTGTGTTCTACAAAGAGGTATTCGACAAGTACGGCGACCTGTTTGAAGAGCTGGGCGTGAATCCGAATAACGGTATCGGCAGCGTCTACGACAAAATCTCATCTCTGCCGCGTTCTAAGCGTGAAGAGATTGAAGAAGCTATCCATGAGTGCTTAGAGCACCGTCCGGAAATGGCGATGGTTGACTCTGTTAAAGGGATCACCAACCTTCACGTTCCTTCTGATGTTATCGTCGATGCCTCTATGCCTGCGATGATTCGTAACGGCGGTAAGATGTGGGGCCCAGACGGCAAGCCTAAAGATACGAAAGCGGTTATGCCTGAAAGCACCTATGCCCGTATCTACCAGGAAATGATTAACTTCTGCAAAACCAACGGTGCATTCGATCCTACCACCATGGGTACGGTGCCAAACGTTGGTCTGATGGCGAAAAAAGCAGAAGAGTACGGTTCTCACGACAAAACCTTTGAAATGATGGCTGATGGCATCATGCGGGTTGTCGCTGCTGACGGCACCGTACTGATGCAACACGATGTCGAAAAAGGCGATATCTGGCGTGCCTGCCAGACCAAGGATGAGCCGGTACGTGACTGGGTTAAACTGGCCGTGACCCGTGCCCGTCAGTCTGGCATGCCTGCTGTTTTCTGGCTGGACCACAAACGTGCCCACGACCGTGAACTGATCAAAAAGGTTAATACCTATCTGCAGGATCACGATACCGACGGTCTGGATATTTCCATCAAGACCTACAACCAGGCGATCCGTTTCAGCATGGACCGCATGATTCGCGGTAACGACACTATCTCTGTCACCGGTAACGTTCTGCGTGACTACCTGACCGACCTGTTCCCAATCATGGAACTGGGCACCTCAGCGAAGATGCTGTCTGTTGTACCGATGCTGAAAGGCGGCGGTATGTACGAAACGGGTGCTGGCGGTTCTGCGCCTAAGCACGTACAGCAGGTTGAAGAAGAGAACCACCTGCGCTGGGACTCACTGGGTGAATTCCTGGCACTGGCCGTTTCTCTGGAAGAGATGGGTATCAAGGAAAATAACAAGCGGGCAACTATCCTGGCAAAAACACTGGATGCCGCTACTGGTAAACTGCTGGAGCTGAACAAGTCTCCATCTCGTAAAACCGGCGAACTTGATAACCGTGGCAGCCACTTCTACCTCGGTATGTACTGGGCACAGGAAGTTGCTGCACAGACAGAAGATGCTGAACTGGCAGCACACTTCGCTCCACTGGCAAAAACCCTGAGCGATAACGAAGCTCAGATTATTGCTGAACTGAGCGCTGTTCAGGGCAAGCCTGCTGAGCTGGGTGGCTACTACCACGCTAATCGCGAAGACGTTAAGAAAGTTATGCGCCCAAGCGAAACGCTGAACGCAGCACTGGCAGCTCTTTCCTGA
- a CDS encoding 3-deoxy-7-phosphoheptulonate synthase, translating into MSDNRVENLNIESNTVLVTPDQLKTKQPLSEAAAATVMDGRQVIKNILKGEDKRLFIVVGPCSIHDTKAAIEYGHKLKQLAEQVKDTLYLVMRVYFEKPRTTVGWKGLINDPHMDDSFEIEEGLHIGRELLIQLSEVGLPLATEALDPISPQYLQDLISWSAIGARTTESQTHREMSSGLSGAVGFKNGTDGGLTVAINALESVSHPHSFLGINEEGQVSIVRTKGNKYGHVVLRGGNGKPNYDSVNVTLCEQELDKAGLKKNIMVDCSHANSNKDPALQPLVMQNVTNQIIEGNKSIVGLMVESNLGWGNQKMTDDPADLQYGVSITDACIDWETTEKALLDMHNQLKQVLPQR; encoded by the coding sequence ATGTCTGATAACCGAGTCGAAAACCTCAATATTGAGAGTAATACGGTTCTGGTCACACCCGACCAGCTGAAAACTAAACAACCCTTATCTGAAGCTGCAGCTGCCACTGTTATGGACGGCCGGCAGGTGATAAAAAACATTCTTAAGGGTGAAGATAAGCGACTGTTTATCGTGGTAGGTCCCTGCTCTATTCACGATACTAAAGCGGCAATCGAGTATGGTCATAAGCTGAAGCAGCTGGCCGAACAGGTTAAAGACACTCTCTATCTGGTTATGCGCGTATATTTTGAGAAGCCCCGTACCACCGTTGGCTGGAAAGGGCTGATCAACGATCCACATATGGATGACTCTTTTGAGATAGAAGAGGGACTGCATATTGGTCGTGAATTGCTGATTCAGCTGTCTGAGGTGGGCTTGCCACTGGCCACTGAAGCGTTGGATCCAATATCACCACAGTACCTGCAGGACCTTATTTCCTGGTCTGCCATCGGCGCACGTACCACTGAGTCCCAGACTCACCGCGAGATGTCCAGCGGCCTGTCCGGCGCAGTAGGCTTCAAGAATGGAACCGACGGCGGCCTGACTGTTGCGATTAATGCGCTTGAATCCGTGTCTCATCCACACAGTTTTCTGGGTATTAATGAAGAGGGACAGGTTTCTATCGTCCGCACCAAAGGCAATAAATATGGCCATGTGGTGCTGCGGGGTGGCAACGGTAAGCCCAACTATGATTCCGTCAATGTCACTCTGTGTGAACAGGAACTGGACAAAGCGGGCCTGAAGAAAAACATCATGGTCGATTGCAGCCACGCCAACTCCAATAAAGATCCTGCCCTGCAGCCTCTGGTCATGCAAAACGTCACCAATCAGATTATCGAAGGCAACAAATCGATTGTGGGTCTGATGGTTGAGTCCAATCTGGGCTGGGGCAATCAGAAAATGACGGATGATCCGGCTGACCTGCAATATGGTGTGTCGATTACGGATGCCTGTATCGACTGGGAGACCACCGAGAAAGCACTGCTGGATATGCACAACCAACTGAAACAGGTTTTGCCTCAGCGGTAA